The following are encoded together in the bacterium genome:
- a CDS encoding right-handed parallel beta-helix repeat-containing protein, which translates to MQEFTFDSFTLLGDPTLTLPYGTNTNPNWESNRYLQEDYRIPSGHELTIGPGVTVRIAPGKAIIIEDGGVLTAEGTSSEHVVITSTGDHWRGIVIEKGGSAQLNHTVIERASNGLLLVGNAKAALSSCSVQECKVGISAGFLANVILDGSSVSDNAQGGIVLFSASAQLTDCEVLRNGTGNWMYGGISHFYDGTVSLSCTKISDNVGTGIFMDGGVLNMSIPWGGNEITNNEWPRGQIHIDEAWLNIEGGKNKIVPRNGTDYFIYIRHCQTLRLNEL; encoded by the coding sequence ATGCAAGAATTCACGTTCGATAGCTTCACATTGCTTGGTGACCCCACACTAACTCTTCCATACGGCACAAACACGAATCCGAACTGGGAATCAAATCGTTATCTCCAAGAAGACTACCGAATTCCAAGCGGACACGAGCTAACTATTGGACCGGGAGTAACAGTTCGAATTGCTCCAGGCAAAGCCATAATCATCGAAGACGGGGGAGTGCTTACCGCAGAAGGTACATCGTCAGAACATGTCGTGATTACAAGTACCGGTGACCATTGGCGCGGCATTGTCATCGAGAAGGGTGGTTCTGCACAACTGAATCATACCGTGATTGAACGTGCCAGCAATGGGCTCTTGCTTGTGGGAAATGCCAAAGCCGCGTTGTCTTCATGCAGCGTCCAAGAATGCAAAGTGGGCATTTCGGCAGGATTCTTGGCAAACGTAATTCTCGATGGCAGCTCCGTCTCAGACAATGCGCAAGGCGGCATCGTTCTCTTCTCGGCGTCAGCACAACTTACCGATTGTGAAGTCCTACGAAATGGCACCGGTAACTGGATGTACGGCGGTATTTCGCATTTCTATGACGGAACGGTAAGCCTCTCCTGCACGAAGATCAGTGACAATGTGGGCACCGGCATCTTCATGGACGGAGGCGTACTAAACATGTCAATTCCATGGGGTGGTAACGAAATCACAAACAACGAGTGGCCGCGTGGCCAGATCCACATTGACGAAGCGTGGTTGAATATCGAAGGTGGCAAGAACAAGATCGTGCCGCGAAACGGTACGGATTACTTCATCTATATCAGGCACTGCCAAACGCTTCGCCTAAACGAATTGTGA